The Chloroflexota bacterium nucleotide sequence AAGTCGCAAGTGACTTGGTTTCGGGGTGCTCGGCGGTACGCCAAATATGGCGAATCGCTTACCGATCCACCCCGCTCGTGTGATGATGCTTGGCAAAAAAAACTTGGTTCGACATTTGCGGCGATTATAGGTGATGTACGGAGAGTTGTCAAATTCACAGCGAGTACACGGGCACGAGAATTTGGCGATTGGCTTGACGACGCCCGCGCACACTAGCTTGAACCGTCTTGAGCACGTTAGCCGCGTAATATCGCGTGCCGCATTTGACACACACACCCGCTGGAACATTTTCGATCAGGATGTATTTGCCGCGCATACGACGATGCAACGTCACGCGTTTTTCGACGATGTCGCCACCGCAATACTCACAGGTCTCACCTTCCCAAAAGCCCATTCTGTCCTCTTTCATTTCGGATTGTCTTCGTACACGGTGATAATCCGAACCTTACCTCTCAAGGTCACGCGACATACCACTCCGATTCGTCGTTTGTCCAGCGCCCGCCCAACGATTTCGAACGTGCTTTCCTTGGGCCAAGTTCGCCGAACTTTGCCGCTCAAAATACCCTGCTCAACATCGTAGATGTCAAAGCCATCGTTGGCGGCTTCGTCATCCGCATGTTCAGTCAAATAGTACAACCCATCTCGGACGAGCGACTGAATTTCTGCAATGCGAGTCAAGGCAATACTCCACGAATGTTTACGACGCAATCATAGCGGAAACGCGTGAGACTGTCAATCTGATTGCAATTGGATGTTAGAGATTGGAAATTGGAAGTTGGAAACGCGCTTCCAATTTCCAACCTCCAACTTCCAACTTCTATCTCGTATAGTTGATCGTATTGCCGCGAATGATGAGACGCACGAACGAGTGGTACACCGTCGGCGATGTTTCTTCGGAGAAGAAAGTGAAATGCACTACATCGCCCAGTTCCGGTTTGCCGCTATTTTTATTTACGACATCGTACGTCTGTGCGATCTTGTTGAGCGCGGCAGGATCGAAGACAAGTTCGAATTTGCCGTTCGTCACGGGGAGCGAACCTTGCGCCAACACCGCGCCGGGAATGACCGCGGCGTAGCGAATTTCTTTCGCGGTGCTCTTGCCGGTGAACTTGGCGCCTTTTGCCGGATCGAATTTCGAGAGCGGCGGCAAATCGAACGTGATGCCAGGCGCATTCGCGGGGCGCGTCGTTTCGACGACGTAAAACTCGCCGCCCTCTGGCGGCATTCCAGGCACCAGCGCCTTGTAGCCGCTCCACTCGCCGTCCACCGTGTAGCGATATACGCCCGGCACATCGAGCGCCCAACGATCCTTGCCCGCCCACGAACCCGTTGCATCGCCGACGCCTTGCGCGGCAACCTGGCGTCCATCGGGATAGTACATCGTGAACGACATATTGACCGGCACCATCGGATCAATTTGAAACGCCGGGGCGAACGTCGAACCTTGGTCGTACACCATCCCCGGTCGTACGTTCATCGCGAGAAAGATCCGCGATTTTTGTCCGGTCGAACCCATGATCTCTTCCGACCCCGGCGCGATGACGCGATTGTTGTTGCTGCCTTTCGGAAGAATGAACGCGTTCGCCATATAGCCGGCGTACATCGGCGCTTGGTCTTTTTTGCGAACGACGACGCCGCCGATCAAGCGATAGATTTCGCCGGGCGAATCGCCATTACTGCTCGCGTTGATTTGTCCGCCAAAGTTCGTGTTCGTCGTGGGCCAGTACGGCGCGCGCGTGCCATCTTCACCGACGAGAAAGCGTCCCATGAACCCAGGGCGCGGCGCGGCGGCGTAAAAGTACATCCAATCGGTGATGTATTCCGGGAACAGGTGCGGCGAGTACCCGTTCGACGTTTGCAATTGAACATTCGTCAAGCCGATGCTCTGAATCCTGGGATCGTAGCCCTTGGGGTTCGTCTTGTAATCGAACGACAACACCGGCTCGATCTTGTTCGCGCCTTGTTGCTCGGCGGCGATCAACAGCACGTCGCCGGCGTTGTACGGAAAGTTGATGTGATCGAGTTGTTGTTCGTCGGTTTGCAGATTGTGCCAGCCCTCAGAATTCGTTTCACCGCGCTCGACGAGTTTGTTGTTGACTTTGACCATCTTGCCGTGCGCGACAATCGGCGTATCCTCCGGATAAATCACCCCGGCGTGGCGCATGGACTCGACCCAGAGATGTCCGTCCTTGTCGGTGTACTTGGCAAACACGTGCGCGACGTACTCGCCCGGCGCATCGAATGGCAGCGGCTTCATCCCTTGCGCCGCGCCATACACGCCGCCGGCGGTCGCCTTGCCCGAGTACGTAATCGTGCGCGGGTTTTTTGAATCCGAGTTTGGGAACAACGTCGCGG carries:
- a CDS encoding DUF4258 domain-containing protein, encoding MTRIAEIQSLVRDGLYYLTEHADDEAANDGFDIYDVEQGILSGKVRRTWPKESTFEIVGRALDKRRIGVVCRVTLRGKVRIITVYEDNPK
- a CDS encoding YgiT-type zinc finger protein; its protein translation is MKEDRMGFWEGETCEYCGGDIVEKRVTLHRRMRGKYILIENVPAGVCVKCGTRYYAANVLKTVQASVRGRRQANRQILVPVYSL